GATTCGGCAGGCTTGGGGTCAAGAGGTTAGTGGGCCTCCTTTGCGGGTTCTGTCCTCAAAGTTGTTAGCAACGAGGAGGGCTATTCAGGCCTGGAACAAACAAAGCTTTGGGGATATTTTCGAGGCGGTTCGTAAGGCGGAGGTTGCCGTGCAACAGGCAGAGGAGGCCACGGATCAAGTTGATTCGGAGGAAGGTCAACTTGAGCTCAGGAAAGCCCAGGCAGAGCTGCGCTATGCGCTATCTACTGAAGAGCAATTCTAGAGTCAAAAGGCTCGGGTAAGATGGTTTCGTCATAGGGATCGTAACTCGGGATATTTTCATGTGGTGGTGAGGCAGCGACGGGTTCAAGGAATGATACATCGAATTAAGACATCCGATGGTGGATACAGATGCTGATATAGCACGGAAGGCAATAAATTATTTTCTACCCTCTTCTCGAGCCCTTCGATGGCTGCTTCGGATATGCTACACCTCATCCCTCCCACACTCTCAGGGGAGGATAATAGGATGCTGGAGGCATTTCCCTCCATAGAGGAGGTCTATTGGGTAGTGAGGGCAATGGATGGGGATAGTGCGGCTGGTCCGGATGGGTTCACTGgcaaattttttacttttgcatGGGAGGTGATCGGCCAAGATGTCTATAATGCGGTAGTCAGTTTCTTCTGTGGGGCAGAGTTGTCTCAGTTCATCTCCTCTACCTCGATTGTGCTGATTCCTAAGACTCCAAACCCTAGGAATTTCTCTCAGTTTCGGCCAATCagtttgtgtaatttttttaacaagTTGCTAACCAGAATTTTGGCTGATAGAGTGGCAGGTGTCTTGCCACGGATTATATCCCCCCCAGCAGACAGGTTTTGTGAAGGGCCGGACTATAACAGAAAATTATTTGCTAGCTCAGGAGATCGTGTCGGGGATTGGCAAGAAAACTAGAGACAGCAACATTATCTTGAAGTTGGACATGTCAAAGGCTTACGATAGAGTATCATGGGGCCATATTATAGGTGTGCTGCGAAAGTTTGGTTTCGGGGAGCGATTTATAGATATGGTATGGCGGCTCTTGTCTAACGTCTGGTTCTCGATCATTATGGGGAGCGATTTATAGATATGGTGTGGCGGCTCTTGTCTAACGTCTGGTTCTCGATCATTATCAATGGGTCTTCGCATGGATTCTTTAAATCTACGAGAGGGCTACGGCAGGGTGATCCACTGTCACCAGCATTATTTATCATAGGGGCCGAGGTTATGTCGAGAGGTTTGAATAGTCTCACGGCAAACCCAGGATTCTTGGGGTTCACAGTCCCGTTTGGGTACCCCCTATTACTTATTTGGCTTTCGCAGATGATGTGCTTATATTTGCGAATGGGTCCTCCTCATCTCTGAAGGACATTATGCAAGTGCTGGAAAGGTACCAACGCTGCTCGGGCCAATTGATAAATGCTCAAAAGAGTTGCTACTTGGTTCATCCAGCGCTGCTCCCGGCTCGAAGAATGGTGGTTGAACGAGTCACCGCTTTTGCTTGGCAAGCGTTCCCTATACGTTACCTAGGGTTTCCGCTCTATTTTGGGAGATGCAAATTAGCTTATTTTGGGGAGGTGTGTCAGACCATTTTACGGAGGATTTTGTCATGAAAATCAAGGTTGCTCTTGTCTGGAGGCAGGATAACTTTGATTAAGCATGTGCTGTCCTCGATCCCTGTGCATTTGCTGTCAGCTGCGGTGATCCCGGGTACGGTGTTTAACACTATAGAGAAGGCCTGCGCGGACTTCCTTTGGAGGTCCTCCTCTGAAGAGTCAAAGTTTCATTGGATGCGGTGGCCTCAGCTGTGTTTCCCGATTGAGGAAGGGGGCGTGGGGTTTCGGAGATTTCGGGACGTCTATATGGCTTTCTCTTGTAAGCTTTGGTGGGTTTTTCGAGCAGGGTTGTCGTTGTGGGCGGCTTTCATGCATGCCAAGTAGAGGTAAGGGTAACAGACTCAGCAATCTGGCGAAGGATGTTGAATGTGAGTCGCCAAGTGGAGCTCTCTATGTTATGGTTAGTCCATGACGGGTCGTGCCATTTCTGGTATGACAACTGGCTGGGTACGGGGGCACTTTTCCTACTTGTTTCGGTTGTTCCAAATTTATCATTTCGGACTTTCATTGTCACTGGGCACTGGGATGTCAGCCTTTTGTCTCACACCTTTCCAGTAGAGATCGTTTCCTCAATTTTACAGCTCCCAGTTCCTCATGGGGGATATGCAGATGAAGTTGTTTGGACGCCCTCGCTTTCTGGCACCTTCACTTTGGCATCAGCTTTTCAGGAGGTTTGGCAGGCTCATAACTCATCAATGGTGTTGGCTAAGGTTTGGCACCCTTGGATCCCTGTGAAAGTGTCTTTCTTTATGTTGCGCTTGCTATTGGGAAGATTACCATTCCCGGAGACGTTACGTACTCTTGGCTTCCACTTGCCCTCAAAGTGTTTTTGTTGTTAAGAGGCTTCTGAGGAATCAATCGAACATGTCTTTTCTAGCGGTCGAATAGTGTTGgaggtttggaattattttgggGGCCTTTGTGGGTTGAGCTGCCAAGTGGTTCCTTTGTTGGCTCGCATAGTTGCATGGTGGTTGCGGGTACAAGACTCTGCGATACAGCGGCTCATCTGTCTCGTGCTTCCGAGTATCGCTTGTTGGCATATTTGGAAAGCGAGGAATAAGGCAATTTTTGAGGGAGTCCGGATACGATCAGATGTCATCTGTCAGGCTGTTTTCTCAGAAATTAGATCCATTGTCGAGATCCAATTCAAACAATCTCCTGGAGCGCGGGCGTTTTGTCAGCTATATGATTGGTCGTGTTCACCGGTTGGTGGGTATGACCTCAAGGTTGTTCGCTGGGAGGCAAATGAGGTTGGGAGGCTTGTGCTTAATACGGATGGCTGCTCTAAGGGTAACCCAGGAGTAGGTGGAGGTGGTGGGGTCCTTCGGGATTCAATTGGGCTGCCCCTTTTTGCTTTCTCGGCCTTCTTAGGGGACATTACGTGTTTGCACGCGGAGGCTAGAGCCCTTCTAATAGGTCTTCAAATGTGTGCGCGGAGGGGCTTTGATAATCTATGTCTGTAGTCGGACTCATTGGTCTTAGTTGGAATTCTCCACCGGCGTATTCAATGTCCGTGGCATATTCGACGAGAAGTGCGGCAGATCCTGTTCGATTTTCGCATTGCTATAGGGAGGCTAACAAAGTTGCTGATGCGTTGGCTAATGTGGGAATAATTCATCCTGAGCAGCAGGTCAAAGTCTATGAATGTTTTCACATGCTTCCGAGGCAGGCCCGCGGGGAAGTCCGGCTAGATAGGATAGGAATGCCCTCAGTTAGGAAGGTTAGGCAGATGTAACAGCgacttcttttattcttttgattatttccctgcaataaattaaatgattagttaaaaaaaatcatgaaataaaataaaataaagttaaGTGAGTGTACActtaatcataaaaaaaaatacgaTAATTGCACCTAAAACCAACCGTGCGTGTTCCAAATCCTTCCATAACCCTGAATCCACTAGACTAgttgaataattttttaaattgaaatCATGGATTCAAAATAGTGAATCCAAAATTATTAATAACTTAATGAGCCTTATATTATATATCAACCTAATGGACCCAGGGTTACATATCCACACATTACTCTCCCCACAGATGTGGGACTCCTGATTGGGGCCTGGGGTACTgcaaatttaatgaatttaatgGGTACAAGTCAAGAATCGGAAGCTTCGAAAAGAATAATCTCAAAACAATCTCGTGGAGCCAATTTTGTTAGCTCCACAATCGCCAGATCTCATCCGACAAAAGATTATTGAAGTTGACATtaggcccaaaaaaaaaatcaaaacaatcTAGTGGAGCAAGGTATtcttctgcccaatttgttagCCCCACAATTGCTAGATCTCATTccataaaagaaaatgaagatgaaaaataaaaatttgaagttAACATGTGAAATTATTGAATATGTTTGTTCAAATCCAACTATTCCCCAGTCAAATAGTTGTTTATATTTTAATATAGGCTTAATGGTGTAGTGTGTACTATTAGAAGGAAGTGCTCTGATATATAGAACCAAaccaaggaagaaaagaagagaataaagaaattgaagaaaagtcGAGAAATCAGGTTTCGACTAGTGGCGGAGCTAGGATCTTTATTTAAGGGATGCAATAATTTTAGGTTAAACTTATAACATATGATTTGTGAACTTTTGGTGCAATTAGTGTTTATTATAAGTTTAGTAAGCATGAATCAATTTATTTAATattacaaaataaaaccaaaaaattgtttttttttcattcacaATCAAATTAGCCGAATTTGCATAAAACATGATATCCTTCATCATCTGAGCGATTTTAAGAACCCTTCACAAAATTATATGGCCTCTGAAACTCTTTAACTGGTCAAGTACTAATCAAGAAAGCAGAAAGCTAACAAGAAGATAATTGCAACAGTTATGCTTAAAGATCAAATGTTCCAGCAACTCTTCTGACATGCAAGCTTACTGAGATGGTGATTCTTGATTTTGTTTACGAATTGGAGCCAAGGccagtgatgatgaagaaggaATTGCCTTCAGAACCCTGGTGCTATTGCTGTTGATCATGAGCTGTTTTGGTTGAGCTATATCTTCAGTTTCATGATCATTTATTGTTGTCAAAAGAACTTGCTGGGGATTGCTGTCTCTGGTAACTGTTTCGAAAGAAGAACTTGTTTCTATCTTGTTATTTATTATGAATTGTAGCTATTAAGTTATCTAGATAATAGTATAAAATTGTAGAATTATTAATATTACACATATGGGTAGATAATGTGTATACAATCAAACTGTCATATGAATATTTGATTCACTTCTAATTCGTATAGTTGGACATATAAGTGAAATTCAATTttaagtaaataaaatttattagaatgaaaatagaaaaaagaaccATGCTTTATTTCAAACTTCCATCGTAGAAATGGCAAGCGAGattgtgaaaattttcaatatttttgtgGGACAATTGCGCGTCTGGatcaaatattttgaaaattaaagGTGGGCAAGAATGGGCAAAATAAAAGAAGGGTAAATTTTTTGTAAGTCATTTTGTAACTGTAGCTTCGCCCCTGGCCTCTACTGCGCTTGAAAAAGATTTCCTTCACGTAGGGACGTGTTCATAATGCATATGTaccaaagagaaagaaaaaggaagaaagttaATGGGTCGGAAATAATCATTTCCTTCTTGCTATATCCCTTATTTGACGTTCATTTTGTGGCGCCTGTTTGTCGAGGCAGATTAGCCACATTGAATATACTTAAAGATTGGGGTATTGATGATTCTGACTTGTTTGTTCTATGTGAGAGAACAAGTGATCACTTGTTCTTTTTGAGTGTTCGATTTCGTACCAGGTCAGGATGCAAATTCAAGCACTATGTTTACTGTTCAGAGCCTCTTATCCATCTATGGTCAGTAGAATTAGAATGGTGGTGCGGGTGCCATCATTGTACTAATTCTTTCCGCCATCGGATTTGTAAGTTGGCATTGGCGCAACACTTTACCATATCCAGCGGGGAAGTAATCAGAAAATATTTCAACATGAGCAGGTGATTATCCAGAGAATGATTCACGATGTCCAATTTTGTTTGGCTACCTGTCGCAAGGTCGAAAAATGCAAATGGAATTCGGAGCTTACTCTTACAAAGTTTCACTTAATTTTTTAGTCGTAGTTGctgttttgttgtttttgtttcaTTGGTTGTCATTTCTTTACTTTGTACGGTTGCCAATACAAGTTGATTCAATTGATAATAATGGATCACTTTTCATTAAAGGTCGTGTGTTTAAATTCCATTGCCATCAATATGAGAGCTGTGTTAGTGAAACTTCTGTAAGCAATTTATGAATCCGGAGACATATCCTAATCCATGGTAATAATCGAAATTGAACCTAT
The Coffea arabica cultivar ET-39 chromosome 6c, Coffea Arabica ET-39 HiFi, whole genome shotgun sequence genome window above contains:
- the LOC140008683 gene encoding uncharacterized protein, which produces MVWRLLSNVWFSIIINGSSHGFFKSTRGLRQGDPLSPALFIIGAEVMSRDDVLIFANGSSSSLKDIMQVLERVVVVGGFHACQVEVRVTDSAIWRRMLNVSRQVELSMLWLVHDGSCHFWYDNWLGTGALFLLVSVVPNLSFRTFIVTGHWDVSLLSHTFPVEIVSSILQLPVPHGGYADEVVWTPSLSGTFTLASAFQEVWQAHNSSMVLAKASEESIEHVFSSGRIVLEVWNYFGGLCGLSCQVVPLLARIVAWWLRVQDSAIQRLICLVLPSIACWHIWKARNKAIFEGVRIRSDVICQAVFSEIRSIVEIQFKQSPGARAFCQLYDWSCSPVGGYDLKVVRWEANEVGRLVLNTDGCSKGNPGVGGGGGVLRDSIGLPLFAFSAFLGDITCLHAEARALLIGLQIWNSPPAYSMSVAYSTRSAADPVRFSHCYREANKVADALANVGIIHPEQQVKVYECFHMLPRQARGEVRLDRIGMPSVRKVRQM